A genomic window from Shewanella vesiculosa includes:
- the etrA gene encoding electron transport transcriptional regulator EtrA, whose protein sequence is MSSDLIKARPSTTGCAIHCHDCSMEALCIPFTLSNDELDKLDNIIERKKPIQKGDLIFKSGDTLKSLYAIRSGTIKSYTITEQGDEQITGFHLAGDVIGFDGIHALRHQSFAQALETSMVCEIPYDTLDQLSGTMPKLRQQIMRLMSNEIMSDQEMILLLSKKNAEERLAAFINNLANRFGNRGFSPHEFRLTMTRGDIGNYLGLTVETISRLLGRFQKSGLIEVKGKYISIVDHAALSTLAGNARIAT, encoded by the coding sequence ATGTCTTCAGATTTGATAAAAGCTCGTCCATCCACAACAGGTTGCGCCATTCATTGCCATGACTGCAGCATGGAAGCCTTGTGTATTCCTTTTACGTTAAGCAATGATGAGCTTGATAAACTTGATAACATTATTGAACGTAAAAAACCCATTCAAAAAGGTGACCTTATCTTCAAGTCTGGTGACACACTTAAGTCACTGTATGCTATTCGTTCTGGTACCATTAAAAGCTATACCATTACAGAACAAGGCGATGAACAAATTACCGGATTCCATCTTGCCGGTGATGTGATTGGTTTTGATGGTATTCATGCCCTACGACATCAAAGCTTTGCGCAAGCATTAGAAACGTCAATGGTTTGCGAAATTCCTTACGATACCCTAGATCAGTTATCAGGCACTATGCCTAAACTACGTCAGCAAATCATGCGATTAATGAGTAATGAAATTATGAGTGATCAAGAAATGATCCTCCTACTTTCTAAGAAAAATGCCGAAGAACGTTTAGCCGCATTTATTAATAATCTTGCGAATCGTTTTGGTAATCGTGGTTTCTCTCCCCATGAATTTCGTCTCACTATGACTCGAGGTGATATTGGCAACTATTTGGGATTAACGGTTGAAACGATTAGTCGTTTATTAGGACGATTCCAGAAATCAGGACTAATTGAAGTTAAAGGTAAATACATTTCGATTGTGGATCATGCAGCATTAAGTACTCTTGCCGGAAATGCGCGGATTGCCACTTAA
- the uspE gene encoding universal stress protein UspE, producing the protein MKDYKKILVVINPTTDHQPALARAVELATRSQADITAFLSIFDFSYEMTSILSSQEREAMRQGVIDQRVAWLENAISGFSQSNIKINTEVVWHNRPFESVINHAMKGQYDLIVKSTHEHDKLKAVIFTPTDWHLMRKSPVPVLLVKEHDWPVEGKIVCAVNVVSEDEDHQSLNGKIINHALDLAKKFSASVHLVNGYPGTPVNLAIELPDFDANVYNNTVRMQHEQRVQYLAQAYNIPLENCHVEEGLPEDVIPEMAAKLDAELVVLGTVGRTGFSAALIGNTAEHVIDSINCDLLAIKPDGYKSPLED; encoded by the coding sequence ATGAAGGATTATAAGAAGATATTAGTGGTGATTAATCCTACAACGGATCATCAACCCGCATTGGCACGTGCTGTTGAATTAGCGACAAGAAGTCAGGCAGATATTACTGCATTTTTATCTATTTTTGACTTCTCTTACGAGATGACCTCAATCCTATCTAGCCAAGAACGTGAAGCGATGCGTCAAGGTGTGATTGATCAACGTGTTGCTTGGTTAGAAAATGCGATTAGTGGTTTTAGTCAGTCTAATATCAAGATTAATACTGAAGTTGTTTGGCATAATCGTCCCTTTGAGAGCGTGATTAATCATGCAATGAAAGGTCAGTATGACTTGATTGTTAAAAGCACCCATGAACACGATAAATTAAAAGCTGTTATTTTTACTCCGACAGATTGGCATTTAATGCGTAAATCTCCAGTGCCTGTGCTGCTGGTTAAAGAACACGACTGGCCAGTTGAAGGCAAAATTGTCTGTGCCGTTAATGTGGTGAGTGAAGATGAAGATCATCAAAGCCTAAACGGTAAGATTATTAACCATGCGCTTGATTTAGCTAAAAAGTTCTCTGCAAGTGTGCATCTGGTTAATGGTTATCCTGGTACGCCAGTTAACTTAGCCATTGAGTTGCCCGATTTTGATGCAAATGTGTATAACAACACTGTGCGTATGCAGCATGAACAAAGAGTACAATATTTAGCACAAGCTTATAATATTCCTCTTGAAAATTGCCATGTCGAAGAAGGTTTACCAGAAGATGTTATTCCCGAAATGGCAGCAAAGTTAGATGCAGAATTAGTGGTATTAGGTACTGTTGGTCGCACTGGTTTTTCAGCGGCATTAATTGGTAACACTGCAGAGCATGTTATCGACAGCATAAATTGCGACTTGTTAGCGATCAAACCCGATGGTTATAAATCACCTTTAGAAGATTAG
- a CDS encoding amino acid aminotransferase — translation MIFSKVTLAPADPILGLTDAFKADTRPHKVNLGVGIYKDEAGQTPILSSVKKAEAILLETEKTKNYLGIEGVQAYNQVVQELLFGPQSTIITDKRAVTTQAPGGTGSLRVASEFLVRNTGSTTIWVSNPTWANHQNIFETAGLTVKEYRYYKAESHDMDFDAMLADLSTANVGDVVLLHGCCHNPTGIDLSLEQWQQVANICLEKSLLPLFDFAYQGFGAGIEEDAQGLRAVAAVVPELLIANSFSKNFGLYNERVGAVTIVAETQQDAVTSFSQIKKTIRANYSNPPAHGGLIVSTILSDAALRQEWQAELTLMRERIAEMRTLFVESLKSEGVQQDFSFISRQNGMFSFSGLNKSQVARLKDEFAIYIVGSGRISVAGLTKNNMAAVCKAIAQVI, via the coding sequence ATGATCTTTTCTAAAGTCACGCTTGCTCCAGCAGACCCAATTTTAGGCTTAACAGATGCTTTCAAAGCTGATACTCGGCCTCACAAAGTTAATTTAGGGGTAGGTATTTATAAAGACGAAGCAGGGCAAACGCCGATTCTATCTTCTGTAAAAAAAGCTGAAGCCATTTTACTTGAAACCGAAAAGACAAAAAACTACCTGGGTATTGAAGGTGTCCAAGCCTATAATCAGGTCGTTCAAGAATTATTGTTTGGACCTCAGAGCACTATTATTACTGATAAACGTGCGGTTACAACTCAAGCGCCAGGTGGAACAGGTTCGTTACGAGTAGCATCAGAATTTTTAGTTCGAAATACTGGCTCAACCACCATTTGGGTCAGTAATCCTACTTGGGCGAATCATCAAAATATTTTCGAAACAGCTGGATTAACGGTTAAAGAATATCGTTACTATAAAGCTGAAAGCCACGATATGGATTTCGATGCGATGTTAGCCGATTTATCCACTGCAAATGTTGGTGACGTAGTATTACTCCATGGTTGCTGTCATAACCCAACCGGTATCGATTTATCGTTGGAGCAGTGGCAACAAGTCGCTAATATTTGTTTAGAAAAATCATTATTGCCGTTATTTGATTTTGCTTACCAAGGTTTTGGTGCAGGTATTGAAGAAGATGCTCAAGGTTTGCGTGCCGTTGCCGCTGTGGTACCAGAGTTATTAATTGCTAATTCGTTTTCTAAAAACTTTGGTTTATACAATGAGCGTGTTGGCGCGGTAACTATAGTTGCAGAAACTCAACAAGATGCAGTGACAAGTTTTAGCCAAATTAAAAAAACCATTCGCGCAAATTATTCTAATCCTCCGGCACACGGTGGCTTAATCGTTAGCACCATTTTATCTGATGCTGCACTGCGTCAAGAATGGCAAGCCGAATTAACTCTGATGCGTGAACGTATTGCCGAAATGCGCACTTTGTTTGTTGAGAGTTTAAAATCTGAAGGCGTACAACAAGATTTCAGTTTTATCTCGCGCCAAAATGGTATGTTCAGTTTTTCTGGTTTAAACAAAAGCCAAGTGGCTCGTTTAAAAGACGAGTTTGCTATCTATATTGTCGGTTCTGGTCGTATTAGCGTCGCAGGCTTAACAAAAAATAATATGGCTGCAGTATGTAAGGCGATTGCACAAGTTATCTAG
- the yvcK gene encoding uridine diphosphate-N-acetylglucosamine-binding protein YvcK, with product MLNQQLNNYHHVVAIGGGHGLGRILAALSFLGPRLTGIVATTDNGGSTGRLRQDQQTIAWGDLRNCLSHLASRPSLGSMLFDHRFTGDNELSGHNLGNLVLHALDQLCVRPLEAVNLIRGLLKIETQIIPMSEASTHLVALSHCGNKVFGELNVDGMSEAPIALSLEPEVEATFEACSALAKADLIIIGPGSFLTSILPPLLLPQIAKSIRDSNAHVMLIDNLTAEYSPASTFSIEDKIAWFNQVIGKKVIADVIQHGKEIDLYHSNIDGVRFNCFPLVSQHHPGLHDKLALAAAIGQVCDLHHKPVDCIA from the coding sequence ATGTTGAATCAACAACTCAATAATTATCATCATGTTGTCGCCATTGGTGGCGGACATGGATTAGGCCGTATTCTAGCTGCATTATCTTTTTTAGGCCCAAGATTAACCGGCATTGTTGCCACCACTGATAATGGCGGTTCTACCGGACGACTTAGACAGGATCAGCAAACTATCGCGTGGGGCGATTTACGTAATTGTCTTTCACACCTTGCATCACGGCCTTCGTTAGGTTCGATGTTGTTTGATCATCGCTTCACCGGCGACAATGAACTTTCTGGCCATAACTTAGGTAACCTGGTGTTACATGCACTCGATCAGCTTTGCGTAAGACCTCTTGAAGCTGTTAATTTAATTCGAGGTTTACTTAAAATTGAAACCCAAATTATCCCTATGTCTGAAGCCTCGACTCACCTTGTTGCGCTTTCCCATTGTGGTAACAAAGTGTTTGGAGAACTCAACGTTGATGGCATGAGTGAGGCACCGATTGCTTTATCATTAGAGCCCGAAGTAGAAGCCACTTTTGAAGCATGTAGCGCTCTAGCAAAAGCGGATTTAATTATTATTGGTCCAGGCAGTTTTTTAACCAGTATACTTCCACCTTTATTACTGCCACAAATTGCCAAGAGCATTCGTGACTCGAACGCACATGTGATGTTAATTGATAACTTAACCGCGGAGTACTCACCTGCAAGTACTTTTAGTATTGAAGATAAAATTGCTTGGTTCAATCAGGTAATAGGTAAAAAAGTCATTGCTGATGTTATTCAGCATGGTAAAGAAATTGATCTTTATCACTCAAATATCGACGGTGTTCGTTTTAATTGTTTCCCATTAGTCAGTCAACATCATCCTGGGCTTCATGATAAATTGGCATTAGCGGCAGCGATTGGCCAAGTTTGTGACTTACACCATAAACCGGTTGACTGCATAGCCTAA
- a CDS encoding DUF2987 domain-containing protein — translation MRNRTLINGFIFISSIFLINSSSAETVSLEYKGFYDRLKQVNKQNYPLVELAFSVPITPDCTIVSGSITTENDQYPLTYSKQQRLFIPYDPQLKSDRGLVNIKVAGEAKQCAIAMQVRAKETKQGFTQTELLALTEDMNKLLDGLQGFPMKYFRKPINGLSFEFTDMQNQTVKVVIDDVETIAKEKYTLTVEQINQLKQISFTQKPSIISPLVTQ, via the coding sequence ATGCGTAATCGTACGTTAATTAACGGATTTATTTTTATATCGTCTATTTTTTTAATCAACAGCAGTAGCGCTGAAACCGTGTCTTTAGAATACAAAGGCTTTTATGACCGATTAAAGCAAGTCAATAAGCAAAACTATCCATTAGTTGAGTTAGCATTTAGCGTTCCAATCACCCCAGATTGCACCATAGTGTCAGGCAGTATTACTACCGAGAATGACCAATATCCATTAACGTATAGTAAACAACAGCGATTATTTATTCCTTATGATCCACAGTTAAAGTCTGATAGAGGGTTAGTCAATATTAAGGTGGCTGGAGAGGCTAAACAGTGTGCGATTGCCATGCAAGTTAGAGCGAAAGAAACCAAACAAGGTTTCACTCAAACTGAGCTGTTAGCCTTAACAGAGGATATGAATAAACTGCTTGATGGTTTACAAGGTTTCCCGATGAAGTATTTCCGCAAACCGATTAATGGATTATCGTTTGAGTTTACAGATATGCAAAACCAGACAGTGAAAGTCGTCATCGATGATGTGGAAACGATTGCTAAGGAAAAATATACCTTAACAGTTGAACAAATAAATCAGCTAAAACAGATTTCATTTACTCAAAAGCCTAGCATTATCAGTCCTCTGGTGACCCAGTAA
- the rpmI gene encoding 50S ribosomal protein L35, with the protein MPKMKTDKGVAKRFKKTANGFKRKQAHLRHILTKKSTKRKRHLRAKCLVAKSDVPAIARQLPYA; encoded by the coding sequence ATGCCTAAAATGAAAACAGACAAGGGTGTAGCGAAGCGTTTTAAGAAAACCGCTAATGGTTTCAAGCGCAAGCAAGCACACTTACGTCACATTTTGACCAAGAAAAGCACTAAGCGTAAGCGTCACTTACGTGCTAAATGTTTAGTTGCTAAATCTGACGTTCCAGCAATCGCGCGTCAACTACCATACGCTTAA
- the ttcA gene encoding tRNA 2-thiocytidine(32) synthetase TtcA, which produces MSEVEVDTIVKKNITRMNKLQKRLRHNVGSAIADYNMIEDGDRVMCCLSGGKDSYTMLDILLNLQQRAPIKFEIVVVNLDQKQPGFPEHVLPAYLDEIGVAYHILEKDTYSIVKEKIPEGKTTCSLCSRLRRGTLYGFAQHIGATKIALGHHRDDIIETLFLNMFFAGKQKAMPPKLLSDDGANIVIRPLAYCREKDIQEYSTLKSFPIIPCNLCGSQENLKRGAVKDMLQMWDKQHPGRLETIFTAMQNTSPSQGVDREQFDFVSLKRNPDVVNTGDVADADLPAFDFVDISNNGHINLDISNRIDVVATFKP; this is translated from the coding sequence ATGTCTGAAGTTGAAGTAGATACAATCGTTAAAAAAAATATTACTCGTATGAATAAACTGCAAAAGCGTCTGCGACATAACGTTGGCTCTGCCATTGCAGATTATAATATGATCGAAGATGGTGATCGGGTCATGTGTTGTCTTTCTGGCGGCAAAGACAGTTACACCATGTTAGATATTTTATTAAATCTTCAACAACGTGCCCCAATTAAATTCGAAATTGTGGTGGTTAATCTAGACCAAAAACAACCTGGCTTTCCGGAACACGTTTTACCAGCTTACTTAGATGAGATAGGCGTTGCTTATCACATTCTCGAAAAAGATACTTACTCTATCGTTAAAGAAAAAATCCCTGAAGGCAAAACCACGTGTTCTCTTTGCTCTCGTTTGCGTCGTGGTACTCTTTATGGCTTTGCTCAACATATTGGTGCAACAAAAATTGCATTAGGTCATCATCGTGACGATATTATCGAAACATTATTTTTAAATATGTTTTTTGCTGGCAAACAAAAAGCCATGCCACCTAAGCTCTTGTCTGATGACGGTGCCAATATTGTCATCCGTCCTTTGGCTTATTGTCGTGAAAAAGATATTCAAGAGTATTCGACACTGAAATCGTTTCCTATCATTCCTTGTAACTTGTGTGGTTCGCAAGAGAATTTAAAGCGTGGTGCCGTTAAAGACATGCTACAAATGTGGGACAAACAACATCCGGGGCGTCTTGAAACTATCTTTACTGCAATGCAAAACACCTCGCCATCGCAAGGTGTAGATCGTGAACAGTTTGATTTTGTATCGCTAAAACGTAATCCAGATGTAGTTAACACTGGCGATGTAGCGGATGCAGACTTACCAGCGTTTGATTTTGTCGATATCAGTAATAATGGTCATATTAATTTAGACATCAGCAATCGAATCGATGTAGTGGCAACATTTAAACCCTAG
- the rplT gene encoding 50S ribosomal protein L20, protein MPRVKRGVTARARHKKVLKLAKGYYGARSRTYRVAVQAVTKAGQYAYRDRRQKKRQFRQLWIARINAASRQNGLSYSRFINGLKKASIEIDRKILADIAVFDKVVFATLVEKAKEALN, encoded by the coding sequence ATGCCAAGAGTTAAGCGTGGTGTAACCGCACGTGCTCGTCACAAGAAAGTACTTAAACTAGCTAAAGGTTATTATGGCGCTCGTAGCCGTACTTACCGTGTTGCTGTTCAAGCAGTTACTAAAGCTGGTCAATATGCTTACCGTGACCGTCGTCAGAAAAAACGTCAATTCCGTCAGTTATGGATTGCACGTATTAATGCAGCGTCTCGTCAAAATGGTCTGTCTTACAGCCGTTTCATTAACGGCTTGAAAAAGGCGTCTATTGAAATCGATCGTAAGATTTTGGCTGACATCGCTGTTTTCGACAAAGTTGTTTTTGCAACTTTAGTTGAAAAAGCAAAAGAAGCGTTAAACTAA
- the infC gene encoding translation initiation factor IF-3 gives MKIKRTAGRQPAPNRINDEITGVPEVRLSGLDGEPIGILTIKEAQIVADEAGVDLVEISPNAEPPVCRIMDYGKFLFDKAKAQKEQKKKQKQVQVKEIKFRPGTDENDYQVKLRNLIRFLEDGDKAKITLRFRGREMAHQNLGMDLLNRIKADLEIYAVVESFPKMEGRQAIMVLAPKKK, from the coding sequence ATAAAGATCAAAAGAACAGCAGGGCGACAGCCAGCCCCTAATAGAATCAATGATGAAATCACTGGTGTACCTGAAGTCCGTTTATCAGGTTTAGATGGTGAGCCAATTGGTATATTAACTATAAAAGAAGCTCAGATCGTTGCAGATGAAGCCGGAGTTGATCTAGTAGAGATCAGTCCCAATGCTGAGCCTCCTGTCTGTCGTATAATGGACTACGGTAAGTTCCTTTTTGATAAAGCGAAAGCTCAAAAGGAACAAAAAAAGAAGCAAAAACAGGTCCAGGTTAAGGAAATTAAATTCCGCCCTGGCACTGATGAAAACGACTATCAGGTAAAACTACGCAACCTGATTCGTTTTCTGGAAGATGGTGACAAAGCGAAAATTACGCTGCGTTTCCGTGGTCGCGAAATGGCACACCAAAACCTAGGTATGGATCTTTTGAACCGTATCAAGGCTGATTTGGAAATATATGCGGTTGTCGAATCTTTCCCGAAAATGGAAGGCCGTCAAGCAATTATGGTGCTAGCACCTAAAAAGAAATAG
- a CDS encoding CPXCG motif-containing cysteine-rich protein: MRLLSRVISCPHCGHHQHVALDTSSGDQEYYDNCRMCCNPIYIRMHLDDNRKMIELHIDADDEQIY, from the coding sequence ATGAGATTACTTTCGCGTGTCATCAGTTGCCCCCACTGCGGGCATCATCAACATGTTGCTTTAGATACCAGTTCTGGTGATCAAGAATATTACGATAATTGCCGTATGTGCTGCAATCCGATATATATTCGGATGCATCTTGATGATAATCGTAAAATGATAGAACTTCATATCGACGCTGACGATGAACAAATTTACTGA
- a CDS encoding glucosaminidase domain-containing protein, whose protein sequence is MKIGTIGQVTFALGLAVLALLAIRLWIIPSQTQVSVDSAAQQLSNIDLGKVPKFAEISDIPTKKQTFFNYFRPAIEAQNQIIIHERQFLLAVIEQIDNGLGLSEADNNRLTSLLNKYQYDVKSFTRNTLTPLLKRIDIIPIDMVLIQAANESGWGSSRFAIEGFNFFGQWCFTEGCGLVPLARTDGKTHEVAVFDSPKDSIIAYMINLNTHPAYRVFRSIRADLRAQKVKPTAEKLVYGLINYSERKDEYIDELLEMLKHNKQYLQGNNANA, encoded by the coding sequence TTGAAAATAGGCACTATAGGTCAAGTGACATTTGCGTTAGGCTTAGCCGTTTTAGCACTGTTAGCAATTAGGCTATGGATTATCCCTAGTCAGACACAGGTCTCGGTAGACTCAGCAGCACAGCAGCTAAGTAACATTGACCTTGGTAAAGTACCTAAGTTTGCTGAAATAAGTGATATTCCTACTAAAAAACAAACTTTCTTTAATTATTTTCGTCCTGCTATAGAAGCTCAAAATCAAATTATTATTCACGAACGTCAATTTTTATTGGCTGTTATTGAGCAAATTGATAATGGTTTAGGATTAAGTGAAGCGGATAATAATAGGCTTACATCACTTTTAAACAAATACCAATATGACGTGAAATCATTTACTCGTAATACCTTGACGCCATTGTTAAAGCGCATCGATATTATTCCTATTGATATGGTGCTAATACAAGCAGCTAATGAGAGCGGGTGGGGCAGTTCCCGGTTTGCTATCGAAGGTTTTAACTTTTTTGGTCAATGGTGTTTCACTGAAGGTTGTGGTTTAGTTCCATTAGCAAGAACCGATGGCAAAACTCATGAAGTTGCAGTTTTTGATTCGCCCAAGGATTCTATTATTGCCTACATGATTAATTTAAATACCCATCCAGCATATCGCGTATTCCGGTCTATTCGTGCTGATTTACGTGCGCAGAAAGTTAAGCCTACGGCTGAAAAGTTAGTCTATGGCTTAATTAATTATTCAGAACGAAAAGATGAGTACATTGATGAATTACTCGAAATGCTAAAACACAATAAACAATATCTACAAGGGAATAACGCGAATGCGTAA
- a CDS encoding riboflavin synthase subunit alpha encodes MFTGIVQATCEVVSINNATGLKTFEVAMTPALTQGLVTGASVANNGVCLTVTKILNDKVFFDVMEETLAVTNLGNTQVGDSVNIERSLTFGTEIGGHILSGHVHTLATVKAVSNTAEHYNIELQVDPQWMNYIFYKGFVGINGCSLTVGKVNDSGFVLHLIPETLKLTNLNQYGVGDTINIEIDSQTQVIVDTVERVLAKKQLA; translated from the coding sequence ATGTTTACTGGTATAGTTCAAGCCACTTGTGAAGTGGTATCAATTAACAATGCGACCGGCCTTAAAACCTTTGAAGTCGCTATGACACCAGCGTTAACACAAGGATTAGTGACAGGTGCTAGCGTAGCCAATAATGGTGTTTGCCTTACGGTAACCAAGATACTAAATGATAAGGTTTTTTTTGATGTAATGGAAGAAACATTAGCCGTGACTAACTTAGGCAATACCCAGGTTGGTGACTCAGTGAATATAGAACGTTCGTTGACGTTTGGCACCGAAATAGGTGGACATATACTATCTGGTCATGTGCATACTTTGGCGACAGTTAAAGCGGTTAGCAATACCGCTGAACATTATAATATAGAGCTCCAAGTTGATCCGCAGTGGATGAACTACATTTTCTATAAAGGTTTTGTGGGAATTAATGGTTGTAGTTTAACCGTAGGAAAGGTCAATGACAGTGGGTTTGTTTTGCACTTAATTCCTGAAACGTTAAAACTAACCAATCTAAATCAATACGGTGTTGGTGACACAATCAATATCGAAATTGACAGTCAAACTCAAGTGATCGTTGATACGGTCGAAAGAGTGCTCGCAAAAAAGCAACTTGCATAA
- the thrS gene encoding threonine--tRNA ligase has product MPIITLPDGSQREFATPVSTLDVALDIGPGLAKACIAGRVNGELKDATDLITADSELAIITAKDEEGVEILRHSCAHLLGHAIKQMWPETKMAIGPTIDNGFYYDIDLDHKLTHEDIEALEKRMLSLAKTNYDVVKNVVSWQEARDAFTARGEEYKIAILDDNISKDATPALYHHEEYIDMCRGPHVPNMRFCQNFKLMSVAGAYWRGNSDNKMLQRIYGTAWADKKALKTHLVRLEEAAKRDHRKIGKQLDLYHMQEEAPGMVFWHNDGWSIFLELEKFIRQKLGQYTYQEVKGPLMMDRVLWERSGHWDKYAEAMFTTNSENREYAIKPMNCPGHVQIFNQGLKSYRDLPLRMAEFGCCHRNEPSGSLHGLMRVRGFTQDDAHVFCTDDQVQAEVSACIQMVYDTYATFGFENIVVKLSTRPEKRIGDDDMWDRAEDALKQALANNNIKYEILPGEGAFYGPKIEFTLHDCLDRAWQCGTVQLDYALPTRLGATYVAEDNSRQTPVMIHRAILGSLERFIGILIEEYAGKFPTWLAPMQVVVMNITDKQADYVEEIVKFFKEQGIRASFDLRNEKIGFKIREHTLRRVPYLLVVGDQEMENKEVAVRTRDGIDIGKLKLEDFAAMIRQQISLRSLKLLEE; this is encoded by the coding sequence ATGCCTATTATTACACTGCCTGATGGTAGCCAACGTGAGTTTGCTACGCCTGTCTCGACTCTTGATGTTGCATTAGACATCGGCCCTGGTTTAGCAAAAGCGTGTATTGCTGGCCGCGTTAACGGTGAACTGAAAGATGCAACTGACTTAATTACTGCAGATTCTGAATTAGCTATTATTACGGCTAAAGACGAAGAAGGTGTTGAAATCCTTCGCCATTCTTGTGCGCATTTACTTGGTCACGCGATCAAACAAATGTGGCCTGAAACTAAAATGGCGATTGGTCCCACAATCGACAACGGGTTTTATTACGATATCGATTTAGACCATAAACTGACCCATGAAGACATTGAAGCCTTAGAAAAACGCATGCTTAGTCTTGCAAAAACTAACTACGATGTGGTCAAAAACGTTGTCTCTTGGCAAGAAGCTCGTGATGCATTTACCGCTCGCGGTGAAGAGTATAAAATTGCGATTCTTGATGACAACATCAGTAAAGATGCAACACCAGCGCTTTATCACCATGAAGAATACATCGACATGTGTCGTGGCCCTCATGTACCAAACATGCGTTTTTGCCAAAACTTTAAGTTAATGAGCGTGGCAGGTGCATATTGGCGTGGTAATTCTGACAATAAAATGTTGCAACGTATATACGGTACAGCATGGGCAGACAAAAAAGCGCTCAAAACACATTTAGTCCGTCTAGAAGAAGCGGCTAAGCGCGATCACCGTAAAATTGGTAAACAATTAGATTTGTACCATATGCAAGAAGAAGCGCCAGGAATGGTGTTTTGGCATAACGATGGTTGGAGCATATTTTTAGAACTCGAGAAGTTCATTCGTCAAAAGTTAGGCCAATACACTTATCAAGAAGTGAAAGGTCCACTTATGATGGATCGAGTGTTATGGGAACGTTCTGGCCACTGGGATAAATACGCCGAAGCCATGTTCACCACTAACAGTGAAAACCGTGAATACGCAATCAAGCCAATGAACTGTCCTGGTCATGTGCAGATTTTTAACCAAGGGTTAAAATCTTATCGTGACTTACCGTTACGTATGGCTGAGTTTGGTTGTTGTCATCGTAATGAGCCATCGGGTTCTCTTCATGGTTTAATGCGCGTACGCGGCTTTACACAAGATGATGCACATGTTTTCTGTACTGACGACCAAGTTCAAGCAGAAGTTAGTGCATGTATTCAAATGGTATATGACACATACGCGACATTTGGTTTTGAAAATATCGTGGTTAAATTGTCTACGCGTCCTGAAAAACGGATTGGCGATGACGATATGTGGGACCGAGCAGAAGATGCTTTAAAGCAAGCGCTTGCCAATAATAATATTAAATATGAAATATTACCGGGCGAAGGTGCATTTTATGGCCCGAAAATCGAATTTACTTTGCATGACTGTTTAGATCGTGCATGGCAATGTGGTACAGTACAACTCGATTATGCATTACCGACTCGTTTAGGTGCTACTTATGTCGCAGAAGACAACAGTCGCCAAACGCCAGTAATGATCCATCGTGCTATTTTAGGCTCTTTAGAACGTTTCATAGGTATATTGATAGAAGAATACGCCGGCAAATTCCCAACATGGCTTGCTCCAATGCAAGTTGTTGTAATGAATATTACCGACAAACAAGCTGATTATGTTGAAGAAATCGTTAAATTCTTTAAAGAACAGGGTATTCGAGCATCTTTTGACTTGAGGAATGAGAAAATAGGCTTTAAAATACGCGAACACACACTTAGACGTGTGCCTTATTTATTGGTCGTTGGTGATCAAGAAATGGAAAATAAGGAAGTAGCGGTGCGTACACGTGACGGTATCGATATAGGCAAGTTAAAACTAGAAGATTTCGCCGCGATGATACGTCAACAGATTTCGCTCCGTAGTCTCAAATTGTTGGAGGAATAG